One Malaclemys terrapin pileata isolate rMalTer1 chromosome 21, rMalTer1.hap1, whole genome shotgun sequence DNA window includes the following coding sequences:
- the SEMA6C gene encoding semaphorin-6C isoform X3 has protein sequence MPPSCPAVAALLLLLGRCLLPSALSFPKDLAPLSTVGLPTTSPYPCFRGLAGDNDTAQLGLDFQRMLRLNQTLFIAARDHVYAFDLRQAPEEFYPDRHLTWKTQDMKNCAMRGKLQDECYNYIKVLVPKNDRTLFACGTNSFNPMCRTYQISSLEQEGEELNGQARCPFDAKQTNVALFADGNLYSATVADFQASDTVIYRSLGERSPVLRTIKYDSKWLREPHFLHALEYGNYVYFFFREISMEYTTLGRVIFSRVGRVCKNDMGGSPRVLEKYWTSFLKARLNCSVPGDAFFYFDVLQAVTDVFQVNGRPAIFGVFTTQSNSITGSAVCAFYLDDIERAFAGKFKEQKNADSAWTPVPEEKVPKPRPGSCASVGQAAGYRTSNEFPDETLAFIKSYPLLDEAVPAATGRPWFTKTTSRYKLTQLAVDTAAGPHRNYTVLFLGSEDGKVLKVLTGTKENSSVETLLLEEISVYSPAQ, from the exons atgcccccctcctgccctgctgtggccgctctgctcctcctgctggGCCGATGCCTGCTGCCGTCCGCGCTCTCCTTCCCCAAGGACCTCGCTCCCCTCAGCACCGTGGGCCTGCCAA CGACGTCCCCGTACCCCTGCTTCCGAGGCCTCGCCGGCGACAATGACACGGCCCAGCTCGGCCTGGACTTCCAGAGGATGCTGCGGCTCAACCAGACGCTCTTCATTGCCGCGCG GGACCACGTTTATGCCTTTGACCTCAGGCAGGCCCCAGAGGAGTTCTATCCCGACAGG CATCTCACCTGGAAGACCCAGGACATGAAGAACTGCGCCATGCGTGGGAAGCTGCAG GACGAATGCTATAACTACATCAAGGTGCTGGTGCCCAAGAATGATCGGACCCTCTTCGCCTGCGGGACGAACTCCTTCAATCCCATGTGCCGGACCTACCAG ATCAGCAGCCTGGagcaggaaggggaggagctgaaCGGCCAGGCCCGCTGCCCTTTCGATGCCAAGCAGACCAACGTTGCCCTCTTTGCAG acgGGAACCTGTACTCAGCCACCGTGGCAGACTTCCAGGCCAGTGACACGGTGATTTACCGCAGCCTGGGCGAGAGGAGCCCCGTGCTCCGCACCATCAAGTACGACTCCAAGTGGCTGCGAG aaccccacttCCTCCACGCCCTGGAGTACGGGAACTACGTCTACTTCTTCTTCCGGGAGATCTCCATGGAATACACCACCCTGGGCAGG GTGATCTTCTCGCGCGTGGGCCGGGTGTGTAAGAACGACATGGGGGGGTCTCCCCGTGTGCTGGAGAAGTACTGGACCTCCTTCCTCAAGGCCCGGCTCAACTGCTCCGTGCCCGGAGACGCCTTCTTCTACTTCGATGTGCTGCAGGCGGTCACCGACGTCTTCCAGGTCAACGGGCGCCCCGCCATCTTCGGGGTGTTCACCACCCAATCCAACAG catcaCCGGCTCGGCCGTCTGCGCCTTCTACCTGGACGACATCGAGCGAGCGTTCGCCGGCAAGTTCAAGGAGCAGAAGAACGCGGATTCCGCCTGGACCCCAGTCCCGGAGGAGAAGGTGCCTAAACCCAG GCCCGGCAGCTGTGCCAGCGTTGGCCAAGCAGCTGGGTACAGAACCTCCAATGAGTTCCCGGACGAGACACTGGCCTTCATCAAGTCCTACCCGCTGCTGGACGAGGCCGTGCCCGCCGCCACGGGAAGGCCCTGGTTCACCAAGACCACCAGCAG GTACAAGCTGACCCAGCTGGCAGTCGACACGGCCGCCGGCCCCCACAGGAACTACACGGTGCTGTTCCTTGGCTCGGAGGACGGGAAGGTGCTGAAGGTTCTTACCGGGACTAAGGAGAACTCCAGCGTGGAGACCCTGCTCCTGGAGGAGATCAGCGTCTACAGCCCAGCCCAGTGA